The Corynebacterium suranareeae genome window below encodes:
- a CDS encoding acetyl-CoA carboxylase biotin carboxyl carrier protein subunit codes for MKIYAPFAGIVHYFVDEGDPVDTGMQLGTVETIKLEAPIMAPGPGIVAKLSFDDFSDVTGGDELLELEAKN; via the coding sequence ATGAAGATCTACGCACCTTTCGCTGGAATTGTCCACTATTTTGTCGATGAAGGCGATCCTGTGGACACCGGCATGCAACTGGGAACGGTAGAAACCATCAAACTCGAGGCACCCATCATGGCACCGGGACCTGGCATCGTAGCCAAACTTTCCTTTGATGATTTCTCTGACGTCACCGGTGGCGATGAACTCCTCGAATTGGAGGCAAAGAACTAA
- a CDS encoding RsmD family RNA methyltransferase: protein MGQTRIISGEARGRKIEVPPAGTRPTSDRAREGLFSSLQVRFGFEGQRVLDLFAGSGALGLEAASRGADEVVLVESNPKAVEIIRRNVGVVKHPDVRVAEMKASTYLASAPDKYFTMVLADPPYELADDAVAEMLLALTPKLLDGAAVVVERHVDSPETAWPAWLVPTTQKLKKRTYGIARMDMAVFDESLLQE from the coding sequence ATGGGTCAAACCCGCATCATTTCCGGCGAAGCACGCGGCCGAAAGATTGAAGTGCCACCAGCAGGCACCCGTCCCACCTCCGACCGAGCACGCGAAGGTCTCTTCTCCTCACTTCAGGTGCGTTTTGGATTTGAAGGCCAACGAGTCCTTGATCTTTTTGCCGGTTCCGGAGCACTTGGTTTAGAAGCTGCCTCCAGAGGTGCAGATGAAGTGGTCTTGGTTGAGTCGAATCCTAAAGCGGTAGAGATTATTCGGCGGAATGTGGGCGTCGTCAAGCATCCTGACGTCCGTGTTGCAGAGATGAAAGCGTCCACCTACCTTGCGTCCGCACCCGATAAGTATTTCACGATGGTGCTCGCCGACCCGCCCTACGAGCTTGCCGACGACGCCGTTGCCGAAATGCTCCTAGCACTTACGCCTAAGCTTCTCGACGGCGCCGCCGTGGTCGTCGAACGCCATGTCGACTCGCCAGAAACCGCCTGGCCCGCATGGCTTGTACCCACCACCCAGAAACTTAAAAAACGAACCTACGGCATCGCACGCATGGACATGGCCGTTTTCGACGAATCCCTGCTTCAGGAGTAA
- the coaD gene encoding pantetheine-phosphate adenylyltransferase — translation MKAVCPGSFDPITLGHLDIVTRAAAQFSEVTILVTANPNKNSGLFTVEERMELIRKSTAHLDNVKVDTWASLLVDYTTEHGIGALVKGLRSSLDYEYELPMAQMNRRLTGVDTFFLLTDEKYGYVSSTLCKEVARYGGDVSGLLPEVVAKALVEKYNTQH, via the coding sequence ATGAAAGCCGTTTGCCCAGGATCCTTTGACCCCATCACCCTTGGACACCTAGACATCGTGACCCGCGCCGCCGCGCAATTTAGCGAAGTCACCATTTTGGTCACTGCCAACCCCAACAAAAACTCAGGCCTATTCACCGTCGAAGAACGCATGGAACTCATCCGCAAATCCACCGCGCACCTCGACAACGTTAAAGTAGACACCTGGGCCTCACTGCTTGTGGATTACACCACCGAACACGGCATCGGCGCCCTGGTCAAAGGCCTACGAAGCTCACTTGACTACGAATACGAGCTTCCCATGGCACAAATGAACAGGCGCCTCACCGGCGTAGACACCTTCTTCCTGCTCACCGACGAGAAATACGGATACGTCAGCTCCACACTGTGCAAAGAAGTTGCCCGTTATGGCGGCGATGTCTCCGGGCTCCTACCAGAAGTCGTCGCGAAAGCCTTGGTAGAAAAATACAACACCCAGCACTAG
- a CDS encoding IS30 family transposase gives MTSREQPTTQEAVRRVADGQRVKDVALDLGIHPSTIYLALKRHGLPVDKTAPHRVLNPQTNRHIPKNTEHPTTTEAVARVKRGERVKNVAKELGIHPSTIYLALKRHNLPVGKNAPHRVLNPQTNRHIPNTTERPATTEAVTRVNRGERVVTVAKELGLHPSTIYTAIKRREEATDTPTPPGKKGEGNHRCSDTPAPTTTTTQSRCTTTEVPDLSCCSNDSVSSRTADHVVADFSLVPDTRVKTGRGVRLSSTDRLVIAQGIKERLSTRQIGTKLGRHHSVIAREINRGSTTYLDPDTQEIKQLVYNPQTAHYHAQQQARRPKERKLDRPGRLRDVVVEYLLRYFSPKRVEQRLLLDYPDDKSMHISHEAIYQSLYVQGRGSLREIIEEELRQREMNTNKVLIRGGKTRRPRSKIAGLRNRRGWVVGAEITTRPPEADDRRVPGHWEGDLVIGAGGQSALLTLVERSSRFTLLKHLPDDHASSTVVGALQEMIASMPGKFSTITWDQGSEMASARKVIDPAECGIYFCDPHSPWQRPTNENTNGEIRRRFYPKGTDFREVTPEHVAWVQDELNDTPRLVLGAMTPYEKMNEVLTVATTQ, from the coding sequence ATGACCAGCAGAGAACAACCCACAACCCAGGAGGCGGTCCGCCGAGTAGCCGACGGGCAGCGAGTAAAAGACGTAGCACTAGATCTTGGAATCCACCCATCCACGATCTACCTAGCGCTCAAGCGCCACGGCCTGCCCGTGGACAAGACCGCACCCCACCGCGTCCTGAACCCACAAACCAATCGGCACATCCCGAAAAACACCGAACACCCCACAACCACAGAAGCAGTCGCGAGGGTCAAACGCGGTGAACGAGTCAAAAACGTAGCGAAAGAACTAGGAATCCACCCATCCACGATCTACCTAGCGCTTAAACGCCACAACCTACCGGTCGGGAAAAACGCACCCCACCGCGTCCTGAACCCACAAACCAATCGGCATATCCCTAACACCACGGAACGCCCTGCCACGACAGAAGCCGTTACTCGGGTCAACCGTGGTGAACGAGTGGTTACTGTGGCCAAGGAACTTGGGCTTCACCCGTCAACGATCTACACCGCGATCAAACGCCGCGAAGAAGCAACCGATACCCCCACACCACCAGGTAAGAAAGGAGAAGGTAATCACAGATGCAGCGACACACCCGCACCTACCACCACGACAACGCAATCACGGTGTACAACGACAGAAGTGCCTGACTTATCATGTTGTTCTAATGATTCTGTGTCGTCGCGTACTGCTGATCACGTTGTTGCTGATTTCAGTCTGGTTCCTGATACACGAGTAAAAACAGGCCGCGGGGTGCGATTAAGCAGTACCGATCGGCTGGTGATCGCCCAAGGGATTAAAGAGAGGTTATCCACCCGGCAGATCGGGACAAAACTCGGCCGTCACCATAGTGTGATCGCACGAGAAATCAACCGTGGATCCACCACCTACCTAGATCCAGACACCCAAGAGATCAAGCAGTTGGTGTATAACCCACAAACCGCTCACTACCACGCCCAGCAACAAGCACGACGACCAAAGGAAAGGAAACTTGATCGCCCGGGCCGGTTACGGGATGTGGTGGTGGAGTATTTATTGCGATATTTTTCCCCGAAGCGTGTTGAACAACGCCTTCTTCTGGACTATCCCGATGATAAGAGCATGCATATTTCCCACGAGGCGATCTATCAAAGTTTGTATGTCCAAGGACGTGGTAGCTTGCGTGAGATCATTGAAGAAGAACTACGCCAACGCGAAATGAATACCAACAAGGTGTTAATCCGTGGTGGGAAAACCCGTCGCCCCCGGTCCAAGATCGCTGGGTTACGCAATAGGCGTGGCTGGGTTGTCGGTGCAGAAATCACCACGCGCCCACCTGAGGCTGATGATCGTCGGGTTCCAGGGCATTGGGAAGGTGATTTAGTGATCGGTGCAGGGGGTCAATCAGCGTTGTTGACACTGGTGGAGCGATCAAGTCGGTTTACGTTGTTAAAGCATTTACCTGATGATCATGCCTCGTCCACGGTTGTTGGTGCATTACAGGAAATGATTGCGTCGATGCCGGGGAAGTTTTCCACGATTACTTGGGATCAGGGATCGGAAATGGCTAGTGCTCGTAAAGTTATTGATCCTGCAGAATGTGGGATTTATTTTTGTGATCCTCATTCACCGTGGCAGCGTCCGACCAATGAGAATACAAATGGTGAGATCCGGCGGAGGTTTTATCCAAAGGGCACTGATTTCCGTGAGGTAACCCCGGAGCATGTCGCGTGGGTTCAAGATGAACTCAACGACACACCGAGGTTGGTGTTAGGCGCGATGACGCCGTATGAGAAAATGAATGAAGTATTAACTGTCGCAACCACCCAATGA
- a CDS encoding amino acid ABC transporter ATP-binding protein: MSQLMINAQQVCKNFGRLEVLKGIDLQVPKGTVTCLIGPSGSGKSTMLRCVNHLEKVNAGRLYVDGDLIGYRERDGVLYEISEKDAAKQRSDIGMVFQNFNLFPHRTVIENIIEAPIHVKKQLESKARARAMELLEQVGLAHKADAYPVQLSGGQQQRVAIARAVAMEPKLMLFDEPTSALDPELVGEVLRVMKQLADDGMTMLVVTHEMGFAHEVADQVVFMADGVVVEAGTPEQVLDNPKEQRTKDFLSSLL; encoded by the coding sequence ATGTCGCAACTGATGATTAATGCTCAGCAGGTTTGCAAAAACTTTGGTCGCCTAGAAGTGCTCAAGGGCATTGACTTGCAGGTCCCCAAAGGTACCGTCACCTGTCTGATCGGTCCTTCTGGTTCCGGTAAATCCACCATGCTGCGCTGCGTTAACCACCTGGAAAAGGTCAACGCGGGTCGCTTGTACGTCGATGGCGATCTCATCGGCTACCGCGAGCGCGACGGCGTGCTCTACGAAATCTCCGAAAAAGACGCCGCCAAGCAACGCTCCGATATCGGCATGGTCTTCCAGAACTTCAACTTGTTCCCCCACCGCACGGTGATCGAGAACATCATCGAAGCACCCATTCACGTAAAGAAGCAGCTTGAAAGCAAGGCCCGCGCACGTGCTATGGAATTGCTTGAGCAAGTCGGCCTCGCCCACAAAGCAGACGCCTACCCCGTCCAGCTGTCAGGTGGTCAGCAGCAGCGCGTCGCGATCGCCCGCGCCGTCGCCATGGAGCCAAAGCTCATGCTTTTCGACGAACCCACCAGCGCTTTGGACCCCGAACTCGTCGGTGAAGTCCTGCGAGTAATGAAACAGCTCGCCGACGACGGCATGACCATGCTCGTTGTCACTCACGAAATGGGCTTCGCCCACGAAGTCGCCGACCAGGTGGTCTTCATGGCCGATGGTGTGGTGGTCGAGGCCGGAACCCCCGAACAGGTCCTGGACAACCCGAAGGAACAGCGCACCAAAGACTTCCTGTCTTCCCTGCTCTAA
- a CDS encoding amino acid ABC transporter permease: MSDLNQGSNIGKKPATSPAPIEAKPLRHPGRWVGAAILLAILAWFIIGALNNEAYGWDTYRAYLFDTRIATAALHTIALTILSMIIGVVLGAILAVMRMSGNPVFQGMAWLYLWIFRGTPIYVQLVFWGLLGSLYQSINLGFTEIDLQSLLSNMFLLAVIGLGLNEAAYMAEIVRSGIQAVPEGQMEASKALGMNWSMTMRRTILPQAMRIIIPPTGNELISMLKTTSLVVAIPYSLELYGRSMDIAYSLFEPVPMLLVAASWYLVITSVLMVGQYYLEKHFEKGSTRTLTARQLAALADAEGAIPGNVTVVPETSKEN, from the coding sequence ATGTCAGATCTAAACCAAGGGTCTAATATCGGTAAGAAACCCGCCACATCACCAGCCCCTATTGAAGCCAAGCCCCTGCGCCACCCCGGCCGTTGGGTTGGAGCAGCTATTCTGCTGGCAATCCTTGCCTGGTTTATCATCGGCGCTTTAAACAATGAGGCTTATGGCTGGGACACCTACCGGGCATATCTTTTTGATACCCGCATCGCTACTGCCGCGCTACACACCATTGCTTTGACTATTTTGTCCATGATCATCGGTGTTGTACTGGGCGCGATTTTGGCTGTCATGCGCATGTCCGGAAACCCAGTTTTCCAAGGAATGGCCTGGCTGTACTTGTGGATTTTCCGTGGTACCCCAATTTATGTTCAGTTGGTGTTCTGGGGTCTGCTGGGTTCTTTGTACCAGTCGATCAACTTAGGTTTCACAGAGATCGATCTGCAGAGCTTGCTGTCTAATATGTTCTTGCTGGCGGTGATCGGCCTGGGACTTAACGAGGCCGCATACATGGCTGAAATCGTGCGCTCAGGCATCCAAGCGGTACCCGAGGGCCAGATGGAGGCGTCGAAAGCTTTGGGCATGAATTGGTCCATGACCATGCGTCGCACCATCTTGCCTCAAGCGATGCGCATCATCATTCCACCAACTGGCAACGAGCTTATCTCCATGCTCAAGACCACTTCTCTGGTCGTTGCGATTCCTTATTCCCTCGAGCTTTACGGCCGCAGCATGGACATTGCGTACTCCCTTTTCGAGCCTGTCCCAATGCTTCTGGTTGCTGCAAGCTGGTACCTGGTCATTACTTCTGTGCTCATGGTTGGTCAGTACTACCTGGAGAAGCACTTCGAGAAGGGCAGCACCCGTACTCTTACCGCACGTCAGCTCGCCGCGTTGGCTGATGCTGAGGGCGCTATCCCTGGCAATGTCACCGTTGTTCCTGAAACTTCCAAGGAGAACTAG
- a CDS encoding ABC transporter substrate-binding protein produces the protein MIESFTRLRSQSLKRPTRSLDRLLHRTLFSQRSKVRVIAATIGIVATSFTLASCVTNEEQGTPEGWEQIVPDPVPEIQAMVPEALAQRGVLTAGANPPFPPFEFKDSSGQIIGVEMDLVRAMAGVMGLDFSPQEQDFSLILPSVQAGTIDIGASGFTDNEERRKNFDFIDFLYTGVQWAQATDRETPIDPDNACGLTVAVQRTTVAETDDVRPRSAQCVAEGKEPITILSYETADTAATALILGRADALAADSPISAWAAERSEGRIEIVGDMYLAAPFGFAFPLNSELTPVAAAAFQHLIDTGDYQRILAQWGIEEGLLDQALINEQPLN, from the coding sequence ATGATTGAGAGTTTCACCCGATTGCGATCGCAGTCTCTAAAAAGACCTACAAGGTCATTAGATCGACTGTTGCATAGAACCTTATTTTCCCAAAGATCTAAAGTGCGGGTTATCGCAGCAACAATCGGTATTGTGGCAACCTCATTCACTCTTGCTTCTTGTGTCACTAATGAAGAACAGGGCACTCCTGAAGGGTGGGAGCAAATTGTTCCTGATCCGGTGCCTGAAATTCAAGCAATGGTTCCAGAGGCCTTGGCCCAGCGTGGTGTCCTCACCGCAGGTGCGAATCCCCCTTTTCCTCCATTTGAGTTCAAAGACTCCAGTGGACAGATCATCGGCGTAGAGATGGATCTTGTCCGCGCAATGGCAGGTGTCATGGGGTTGGATTTCAGCCCGCAAGAACAGGATTTCTCGCTGATCTTGCCTTCAGTTCAAGCTGGAACCATTGATATTGGTGCTTCCGGGTTTACTGATAATGAGGAACGCCGCAAGAACTTTGATTTTATTGATTTCTTGTATACAGGCGTTCAATGGGCTCAAGCAACTGATCGGGAAACTCCCATCGATCCGGATAATGCGTGTGGTCTAACCGTTGCAGTTCAACGCACGACGGTGGCAGAGACAGACGATGTTCGGCCCCGCTCAGCTCAATGTGTGGCTGAAGGGAAAGAACCCATCACCATTTTGTCTTATGAAACTGCAGATACCGCTGCTACTGCGCTGATCTTGGGTCGTGCTGATGCACTTGCTGCGGACTCCCCTATTTCCGCGTGGGCTGCAGAGCGCTCTGAGGGCCGCATTGAGATTGTCGGCGATATGTACTTGGCTGCACCTTTCGGTTTTGCATTCCCATTGAACTCTGAGCTCACACCTGTCGCTGCGGCAGCTTTCCAACATCTCATTGATACTGGTGATTACCAGCGCATTTTGGCGCAATGGGGAATTGAAGAAGGCCTACTTGATCAGGCTCTTATCAACGAACAGCCTCTCAACTAA
- a CDS encoding DUF1266 domain-containing protein, translated as MSSEQTTFIIVLFGAVIIISILLLTAAFRIRKKRFAARAEGTSNPAIPAPTDSWQRFAGALSALYARPEWHKTRGAKRVYTAEQTYFGFASAMPHGMVQQMLRTDWGVRNSEQAVEQLSKSVESIVQVAAGSWRGRGVSPAQVEEAGRRLEAEGLAHAHFQDFQKQLQHAEPIEGYDLDVLAFDIARVANLLRWAAYTDLLLPAEARWFQDQLGIAAAVSFSSWEEYGERYVSGLKKNFKGGNKPYVEGARWLNTEAESPWKTQKWIGV; from the coding sequence ATGTCGAGCGAACAAACCACCTTCATCATTGTGCTGTTTGGCGCCGTGATCATTATTTCAATACTGCTCCTTACAGCTGCATTTAGAATCCGAAAGAAGCGATTTGCAGCGCGTGCAGAAGGAACGTCGAATCCGGCTATTCCTGCCCCCACCGATTCCTGGCAGCGCTTTGCTGGGGCGTTATCGGCGTTGTACGCCAGGCCAGAATGGCACAAGACCCGCGGAGCAAAACGCGTGTACACAGCAGAACAAACCTACTTTGGGTTTGCCTCAGCTATGCCACACGGGATGGTGCAACAAATGCTCCGAACAGATTGGGGAGTAAGAAACTCCGAACAGGCTGTTGAGCAACTTTCCAAAAGTGTGGAGTCCATTGTCCAAGTAGCAGCCGGTAGCTGGCGAGGCAGGGGAGTATCACCTGCACAGGTGGAAGAAGCTGGACGACGTTTAGAAGCAGAAGGACTTGCCCACGCGCATTTTCAGGATTTCCAAAAACAGCTTCAACACGCAGAGCCGATCGAGGGATATGACCTTGATGTCTTAGCGTTTGATATCGCACGCGTAGCCAACCTCCTTCGATGGGCTGCATACACAGATCTATTACTTCCCGCCGAAGCACGTTGGTTCCAAGATCAGCTGGGGATTGCCGCTGCTGTGTCTTTTTCTAGCTGGGAAGAATATGGAGAGCGATATGTGAGCGGCTTGAAGAAGAACTTCAAAGGCGGAAACAAGCCGTATGTCGAAGGGGCACGTTGGCTAAATACAGAGGCTGAAAGCCCATGGAAAACCCAAAAGTGGATTGGTGTTTAG
- a CDS encoding DUF368 domain-containing protein: protein MSATNADARDVQHVYPTKTKKTPLAVIFNIIRGGLIGMAELVPGISGGTVALVLGLYERALHNGDRLIDLIKVLIKDRSKVKEAAAKIDWWFLGAVGVGMAVMVFSMSSILHALVEDYPEVTRGLFLGMVAVSILVPLGMMDMRDAKKRLAIVIPLFLICAVLGFFGTSFTSAPRTDPSLIFVFICAAIAVCALVLPGVSGSFFLLAVGMYAPIMESLSNRDWSVIGVFILGALTGVILFVKVLSYVLEYHRTITLTIMAGLMLGSLRALWPWQDADANLLAPGDNAVMIFSIVILGGVIVAALMFAERVSSKNIDSEIVSEEQPR from the coding sequence ATGAGCGCCACCAACGCTGACGCCCGAGACGTGCAACACGTCTATCCCACCAAAACGAAAAAGACTCCTCTTGCGGTGATTTTCAACATCATTCGCGGTGGATTGATTGGAATGGCGGAGTTGGTGCCAGGAATTTCTGGCGGAACTGTCGCTTTGGTTCTGGGTCTTTATGAGCGCGCACTGCACAATGGTGACCGCCTCATTGATTTGATCAAAGTTCTGATCAAGGATCGTTCTAAGGTCAAGGAAGCTGCTGCAAAGATTGACTGGTGGTTCCTCGGCGCTGTCGGCGTTGGCATGGCGGTGATGGTCTTCTCCATGTCGTCGATTTTGCACGCCCTCGTTGAGGATTACCCAGAGGTTACTCGTGGACTGTTCCTAGGTATGGTCGCTGTGTCCATCCTGGTTCCTTTGGGAATGATGGATATGAGGGATGCTAAGAAGCGCCTGGCCATTGTCATCCCACTGTTTCTTATCTGCGCCGTACTGGGTTTCTTTGGAACATCTTTTACTAGTGCTCCCCGTACTGATCCTTCCCTGATCTTTGTGTTCATTTGTGCTGCAATCGCTGTGTGCGCTCTTGTTCTTCCTGGTGTTTCAGGATCATTCTTCCTGTTGGCAGTGGGTATGTACGCACCGATTATGGAATCTCTGTCCAACCGCGATTGGTCGGTTATCGGTGTCTTCATTCTTGGTGCACTCACTGGTGTGATCTTGTTCGTGAAGGTTTTGTCCTATGTGCTTGAGTATCACCGCACGATCACGTTGACCATCATGGCCGGTCTCATGCTGGGTTCATTGCGCGCTCTGTGGCCATGGCAGGATGCTGACGCTAATCTTCTTGCTCCTGGGGATAATGCTGTAATGATTTTCAGCATCGTCATTTTGGGCGGTGTCATCGTTGCTGCGCTGATGTTTGCTGAGCGTGTGTCTTCTAAGAATATTGATTCTGAGATCGTCTCGGAAGAACAACCACGTTAA
- the polA gene encoding DNA polymerase I: MLIDGHSMAFRAFFALPAENFSTSGGQATNAVYGFLSMLSTLLKEEQPSHIAVAFDVGRKTFRTDMFPAYKAQRDAAPPEFKGQVEILKEVLATLGITTIEKMDFEADDVIATLSVAAKPLGFNTLIVTGDRDSFQLVNDTTTVLYPMKGVSVLHRFTPEAVQEKYGLTPQQYPEFAALRGDPSDNLPNIPGVGEKTATKWIVQYETLDNLLDHADEIKGKVGDSLRERIEQVRMNRKLTEMVKDLELPVAPDELEMKPAQVAEVAAKFDDLEFGTNLRERVLAVVKAEGSAAPVEEVEAEEVVVDKQSLAQWLPARAGQALAIALTGVAKPAGGDTYALAIADTKRHAVLVEVADISAEDEQALATWLASEDPKMLHGAKAAYHMLAGRGFELGGVIHDTAIAAYLLRPGQRTYELADVYQRHLQRQLSTNDNGGQLALLDAADDQSLVDDAIAILELAEELTKQLQEIKAFELYHDLEIPLSGILARMEAIGIAVDVDTLEEQLKTFINQVAQEEEAARELAGDPTLNLSSPKQLQVVLFDTFGMPKTKKTKTGYSTAAAEIEALAIKNPHPFLDHLLAHRQYQKMKTTLEGLIREVAADGRIHTTFNQTVASTGRLSSTDPNLQNIPVRTEAGRKIRSGFIVGEGFETLLTADYSQIEMRVMAHLSQDPGLIEAYREGEDLHNYVGSKVFNVPIDGVTPELRRQVKAMSYGLVYGLSAFGLSQQLSIPAGEAKKIMESYFERFGGVQRYLREVVEEARKEGYTETLFGRRRYLPELTSDNRVARENAERAALNAPIQGTAADIIKVAMIRVDRSLKEAGVKSRVLLQVHDELVVEVAPGELDQVQEILEREMDGAIKLSVPLEVSAGHGPNWDAAAH, translated from the coding sequence ATGCTTATCGACGGCCACTCGATGGCTTTCCGCGCATTCTTTGCTTTGCCGGCTGAGAATTTCTCCACGTCGGGTGGGCAGGCCACAAATGCTGTCTATGGCTTTCTCTCGATGCTTTCTACTTTGTTGAAAGAAGAGCAGCCGTCTCATATCGCTGTGGCTTTTGACGTGGGGCGGAAGACTTTCCGAACGGATATGTTCCCTGCATATAAAGCCCAGCGCGATGCCGCTCCACCTGAGTTTAAAGGCCAGGTGGAGATCCTCAAGGAGGTGTTGGCCACTTTGGGTATCACCACCATTGAGAAGATGGATTTTGAGGCTGATGATGTGATCGCCACGTTGTCTGTGGCGGCGAAACCTTTGGGCTTTAACACACTGATTGTTACGGGCGACCGTGATTCTTTCCAGCTGGTTAATGACACCACCACGGTGCTGTACCCGATGAAGGGTGTATCGGTGTTGCACCGCTTTACTCCGGAGGCGGTGCAGGAGAAGTATGGTTTGACTCCGCAGCAGTACCCAGAGTTTGCTGCGTTGCGTGGTGATCCTTCGGATAACTTGCCTAATATCCCAGGTGTTGGTGAAAAGACGGCCACCAAGTGGATTGTTCAGTATGAGACGTTGGATAACTTGCTTGATCATGCTGATGAGATCAAGGGCAAGGTGGGCGATAGCCTTCGTGAGCGCATTGAGCAGGTGCGGATGAACCGCAAGCTCACGGAGATGGTCAAGGATCTGGAGTTGCCTGTTGCTCCTGATGAGTTAGAAATGAAACCGGCGCAGGTTGCAGAGGTCGCTGCGAAATTTGATGATCTGGAATTCGGCACTAATTTGCGTGAGCGAGTTTTGGCTGTTGTCAAAGCCGAAGGATCTGCGGCCCCCGTTGAGGAAGTGGAAGCGGAAGAGGTTGTCGTCGATAAGCAATCTTTGGCGCAGTGGCTGCCTGCCCGCGCTGGCCAGGCGCTTGCTATAGCGCTGACTGGCGTGGCTAAACCCGCAGGTGGTGATACTTACGCGTTGGCCATTGCGGATACCAAGCGGCATGCTGTGTTGGTTGAAGTGGCCGATATTTCTGCCGAGGATGAGCAGGCGCTGGCGACTTGGTTGGCGTCTGAGGACCCGAAAATGCTGCACGGCGCCAAAGCCGCCTACCATATGCTCGCCGGTCGCGGTTTTGAGCTGGGCGGCGTTATCCATGACACGGCCATCGCGGCCTACTTGCTGCGTCCGGGCCAGCGCACCTATGAGCTTGCCGACGTCTACCAGCGGCATCTTCAACGACAGTTGTCCACTAACGATAACGGTGGTCAGCTGGCTTTGCTGGATGCAGCCGATGACCAATCGCTGGTTGATGATGCGATTGCAATTTTGGAGCTTGCTGAGGAATTAACTAAACAGCTTCAAGAGATCAAGGCGTTTGAGCTTTATCATGACTTGGAAATTCCGTTGTCTGGAATTTTGGCGCGCATGGAAGCAATTGGCATCGCGGTTGATGTTGACACTTTGGAAGAGCAATTAAAGACATTTATTAATCAGGTTGCTCAGGAAGAAGAAGCTGCCCGCGAATTAGCTGGGGACCCAACGCTTAATCTGTCTAGTCCAAAGCAGTTGCAGGTTGTGCTGTTTGACACCTTCGGAATGCCGAAAACCAAGAAAACAAAGACTGGTTATTCCACTGCAGCGGCAGAAATTGAAGCGTTGGCGATCAAGAACCCACACCCATTCTTGGATCACTTGTTGGCGCACCGTCAATACCAAAAGATGAAGACCACTCTGGAAGGTCTGATCCGTGAAGTCGCTGCTGATGGCCGTATTCACACCACCTTTAATCAAACGGTGGCATCAACTGGACGTCTATCCTCGACCGATCCCAACTTGCAGAATATTCCAGTGCGCACGGAGGCTGGTCGAAAGATTCGTTCTGGATTTATTGTGGGCGAAGGCTTTGAAACCTTGCTGACAGCCGATTACTCCCAGATTGAAATGCGCGTGATGGCGCACCTGTCCCAGGATCCAGGTCTTATCGAGGCCTACCGCGAAGGCGAAGATCTCCACAACTATGTGGGCTCCAAGGTGTTCAACGTGCCTATCGACGGCGTGACACCCGAGCTCCGCCGCCAAGTCAAGGCAATGTCCTATGGTCTTGTCTACGGACTATCAGCATTTGGATTGTCACAGCAACTGAGTATCCCTGCTGGTGAAGCAAAGAAAATTATGGAGTCCTACTTCGAGCGCTTCGGTGGCGTGCAACGATACTTGCGCGAAGTTGTAGAAGAAGCCAGAAAAGAAGGCTACACCGAAACGCTCTTTGGTCGTCGCCGCTACCTGCCGGAATTAACCTCCGACAACCGCGTTGCCCGTGAAAATGCTGAACGCGCGGCCCTTAATGCACCAATTCAAGGCACCGCAGCTGACATCATTAAAGTTGCCATGATTCGAGTGGATAGATCATTGAAGGAAGCAGGTGTGAAATCACGAGTGCTGCTTCAGGTTCACGATGAATTGGTTGTCGAGGTTGCCCCTGGCGAACTCGATCAGGTCCAAGAAATCCTCGAACGCGAAATGGACGGTGCCATCAAGCTGTCGGTTCCTTTGGAAGTATCGGCAGGTCATGGTCCGAACTGGGATGCGGCAGCGCATTAA